A part of Vanessa tameamea isolate UH-Manoa-2023 chromosome 20, ilVanTame1 primary haplotype, whole genome shotgun sequence genomic DNA contains:
- the LOC113401570 gene encoding microtubule-associated protein Jupiter isoform X3: MATYAQFKHVELYKIGHGKNRVPNAPKSCIGEIFSTDGTDGGSPVKNGSSRSRVVRDTPTRPRDTHSRLFGQAANNSGNAPMITDTIRSHIQFGDSEMNGSPAHSPKINGSANSTPSRGETDLADHLSYTPPKRNPVTGDGVVLPPPRRRHPAASQREGNPITGDGYKSLNGQINTVTSINGNSSILHNRVPPGGFSSGLW; the protein is encoded by the exons AGTTCCAAATGCTCCGAAGAGCTGTATCGGCGAGATCTTCAGCACTGATGGCACAGACGGCGGCAGTCCCGTCAAGAACGGTTCCAGCCGCTCGCGCGTCGTAAGGGACACGCCCACCCGCCCCAGAGACACACACTCGAGGCTTTTTGGACaa GCAGCCAACAACTCGGGGAACGCGCCAATGATAACTGATACGATTCGGAGCCACATCCAGTTCGGTGATAGCGAAATGAACGGCAGTCCAGCGCATTCGCCTAAGATCAACGGTAGCGCGAACTCCACGCCCAGCCGAGGTGAGACGGACCTCGCCGATCACT TATCATACACGCCACCGAAGAGGAATCCGGTGACCGGTGACGGAGTGGTCTTGCCGCCTCCGCGTCGCCGACATCCGGCCGCCAGCCAGCGAG AAGGCAACCCGATCACTGGCGACGGCTACAAATCTCTAAACGGTCAAATCAACACAGTGACGTCGATAAACGGTAACAGCAGCATTCTTCACAATCGCGTTCCTCCCGGCGGATTTTCTTCAGGACTCTGGTAG
- the LOC113401570 gene encoding microtubule-associated protein Jupiter isoform X4, giving the protein MSSTLIFVGLPEDSKSSITKVPNAPKSCIGEIFSTDGTDGGSPVKNGSSRSRVVRDTPTRPRDTHSRLFGQAANNSGNAPMITDTIRSHIQFGDSEMNGSPAHSPKINGSANSTPSRGETDLADHLSYTPPKRNPVTGDGVVLPPPRRRHPAASQREGNPITGDGYKSLNGQINTVTSINGNSSILHNRVPPGGFSSGLW; this is encoded by the exons AGTTCCAAATGCTCCGAAGAGCTGTATCGGCGAGATCTTCAGCACTGATGGCACAGACGGCGGCAGTCCCGTCAAGAACGGTTCCAGCCGCTCGCGCGTCGTAAGGGACACGCCCACCCGCCCCAGAGACACACACTCGAGGCTTTTTGGACaa GCAGCCAACAACTCGGGGAACGCGCCAATGATAACTGATACGATTCGGAGCCACATCCAGTTCGGTGATAGCGAAATGAACGGCAGTCCAGCGCATTCGCCTAAGATCAACGGTAGCGCGAACTCCACGCCCAGCCGAGGTGAGACGGACCTCGCCGATCACT TATCATACACGCCACCGAAGAGGAATCCGGTGACCGGTGACGGAGTGGTCTTGCCGCCTCCGCGTCGCCGACATCCGGCCGCCAGCCAGCGAG AAGGCAACCCGATCACTGGCGACGGCTACAAATCTCTAAACGGTCAAATCAACACAGTGACGTCGATAAACGGTAACAGCAGCATTCTTCACAATCGCGTTCCTCCCGGCGGATTTTCTTCAGGACTCTGGTAG